AGATACCATTTTTTATACCTCAAAATTTGGGAAGCAAGTATCATCGTGTTAGAAAAAAGTTATATTGCAACAGTTGTGATCCTCTGATAAGGGAATACGGAGGATGCTTAAAATTAATATCTTGGTTATGGAATCATATAAAGTGGAAGGGACACCACGCACGCCTTTTGTGCTGATGGATGTCAATAGTGGGGTGCTGGAGATTAAGGGGATTTCTATTCCAAATAATTCTTACGATTTTTTTAAGCCGCTATTTGAAGTTTTAGATAGGTATGTCGAAAATCCGGCCCCAAAGACCGTGATTAATTTGCATTTAAGCTACATAAATACGAGTACCTCCAAGGCTCTGTTGGAGTTGTTTAAAAAGGTGGCGATTCTTCAAAATGTGGAGTTTAACTGGCACTGCGAAGCTGATGACGAGGAAATGTTAGAGTTTGGAAAAAACTACGAGACTTTACTCGGTGTTTCTTTCAACTTTTTTACCTTTTCGATGAATTAGAATAGAAGAGATTGAGAGGAGACGTAACATTTTTGTTACGTCTTTTTTGTTTCTTTACGCCCAACTTACGTAACGTTTTGTGTTAATTGTCGTCCTGTATGATAGTTATTCGTTATTTGTTGCATTTTGATTGAAGACTAATAAATTGACATAAATGAGAAAACTGCTGCTACTGCTGCTGATGATGGCTGGCTTTTCGGCCTACTCGCAGCCTAAAAATTTTACGATAGAGCAAGCCACCATGGGGCAAATGCGCGATTTTGGCCCACAATCAATGCGGAGCATGTGCTGGAAGGGATCTGCACCCGTGCTTACCTATATAGAAGATGGTAAGCTAATGGGGGTAGACTCTAAAAGTGGAGTAACCTCCGTGCTTGCAACCATTGCTGATTTGAGTGGAGATGCAAAAAAGGCTGTTGCCAGGGAGTTTCGGGTGGGACGTGTTGCTTGGAACGATGCGAATACCTTATCTCTATTTGGTGCAAATGCAACGGTT
The nucleotide sequence above comes from Alistipes sp. ZOR0009. Encoded proteins:
- a CDS encoding DUF1987 domain-containing protein translates to MESYKVEGTPRTPFVLMDVNSGVLEIKGISIPNNSYDFFKPLFEVLDRYVENPAPKTVINLHLSYINTSTSKALLELFKKVAILQNVEFNWHCEADDEEMLEFGKNYETLLGVSFNFFTFSMN